Proteins from a single region of Bogoriella caseilytica:
- a CDS encoding methylenetetrahydrofolate reductase, translating into MSSPSLAPSAPSAVTPADAPSRSTAFLVQRTRRRTLISFEVFPPRPEVAPTQAWQAIDTMAQAGPDYFSVTHGHQQSAHAHRELIRHLLEHTEVPVLAHLICAGRTQDDLRALVAGLITEGVRDFLALRGDPLPGATEWVDEPSGFNRAAELVRAIRQIEEERLHPPAGIGARPISISVAAYPRSGAPRDYSRDLHALWEKQEAGADYAITQVFYDAEDYARLVDDARSQGIHLPIVAGIAPLTSAKRLQRLQQITGVPVPEHLLAHLEGVDEAELGRRGVAATLHLIDAVLELGCPGLHLFTFNRYRAPLSILEHLRIRDAARQHRAGTAAASAATALP; encoded by the coding sequence ATGTCCTCGCCTTCTCTCGCCCCGAGCGCCCCCTCAGCCGTCACCCCCGCAGACGCTCCCTCCCGCTCCACGGCCTTCCTCGTGCAGCGGACCCGGCGTCGAACCCTGATCTCCTTCGAGGTCTTCCCGCCGCGTCCCGAGGTGGCACCCACTCAGGCCTGGCAGGCGATCGACACCATGGCGCAGGCCGGGCCGGACTACTTCTCTGTCACGCACGGGCACCAGCAGTCAGCACATGCGCATCGCGAACTCATCCGCCACCTGCTGGAGCACACGGAGGTGCCGGTGCTCGCGCATCTGATCTGCGCCGGCCGCACCCAGGACGACCTGCGAGCGCTCGTGGCCGGCTTGATCACGGAGGGGGTGCGGGACTTCTTGGCTCTCCGGGGCGATCCGCTACCGGGCGCGACCGAGTGGGTCGACGAGCCCTCCGGGTTCAACCGTGCGGCGGAGCTGGTACGCGCCATCCGGCAGATCGAGGAAGAACGTCTCCACCCGCCTGCCGGGATCGGTGCACGACCGATCTCGATCTCCGTCGCGGCCTATCCGCGCTCCGGTGCCCCGCGGGACTACAGCAGGGATCTGCACGCACTGTGGGAGAAGCAGGAGGCCGGAGCGGACTACGCGATCACGCAGGTCTTCTACGACGCCGAGGACTACGCGCGCCTCGTGGACGACGCCCGCTCCCAAGGGATCCACCTGCCGATCGTCGCCGGGATCGCTCCACTGACCAGCGCCAAGCGGCTGCAGCGGCTGCAGCAGATCACGGGCGTGCCGGTGCCTGAGCACTTGCTCGCCCATCTCGAGGGCGTCGATGAGGCGGAACTCGGCCGGCGCGGAGTGGCCGCCACGCTGCATCTCATCGATGCCGTGCTCGAACTCGGGTGCCCTGGTCTCCACCTGTTCACCTTCAACCGCTACCGCGCTCCGCTGTCGATCCTGGAGCACCTCAGGATCCGCGATGCGGCGCGCCAGCATCGTGCGGGCACTGCTGCCGCCAGCGCGGCCACGGCCCTGCCCTGA
- a CDS encoding cobalamin-independent methionine synthase II family protein encodes MSTRFHLVGSLLRPQELLDHKTAIQERDDVTYPFYDDVPGYRETEVASTRDVVAKQIENGVGILTDGEYNRALWHTDFIWGLGGTERFIAEHGYYFRDLDEEGTYETRRDIGVRVVAPLSGRGHHFIETYRRLAELSEGRPTKLSIPSPSHVFGELSGKLFGAPNAGRAEGVYANADELKAGLLRAYQEFAGEYAEAGGEILQLDDCLWEMFAEDNPTSPFTGGAVPYEQVRGFAEEFIDLNNALIDHAHTLGLKVWTHNCRGNYDSRHMGAGSYEAIAELFLRKQRYDRFFLEWDDERAGSIEALRVFADRHETEVVLGLLSSKTAELDDEERVRALLEEAASIVDKERLHLSHQCGFASCDNGNELSEEQQWAKVGQGQRIAREFWGS; translated from the coding sequence ATGAGCACACGATTCCACCTCGTCGGCAGCCTCCTGCGCCCCCAGGAGCTCCTCGACCACAAGACCGCCATCCAAGAGCGCGACGACGTCACCTACCCGTTCTACGACGACGTGCCCGGGTACCGGGAGACCGAGGTGGCCAGCACCCGCGACGTCGTTGCCAAGCAGATCGAGAACGGCGTCGGCATCCTGACCGACGGCGAGTACAACCGCGCCCTGTGGCACACCGACTTCATCTGGGGACTCGGAGGCACCGAGCGATTCATCGCCGAGCACGGCTACTACTTCCGCGATCTCGACGAGGAGGGCACCTACGAGACCCGCCGCGACATCGGGGTCCGCGTAGTCGCTCCGCTGAGCGGGCGCGGGCACCATTTCATCGAGACCTACCGGCGCCTGGCCGAACTCAGCGAAGGCCGGCCCACCAAGCTCTCCATCCCCTCGCCCTCCCACGTCTTCGGCGAACTCTCCGGCAAGCTCTTCGGCGCCCCGAACGCGGGCCGGGCCGAGGGTGTCTATGCCAACGCCGACGAACTGAAGGCCGGGCTGCTCCGTGCCTATCAGGAGTTCGCCGGCGAGTACGCCGAGGCCGGCGGGGAGATCCTGCAGCTCGACGACTGCCTGTGGGAGATGTTCGCCGAGGACAACCCGACCTCCCCGTTCACCGGTGGAGCGGTGCCCTACGAGCAGGTCCGCGGCTTCGCCGAGGAGTTCATCGACCTCAACAACGCGCTCATCGACCACGCCCACACGTTGGGTTTGAAGGTGTGGACGCACAACTGCCGCGGCAACTACGACTCCCGGCACATGGGTGCCGGTTCCTACGAGGCCATCGCCGAGCTCTTCCTGCGCAAGCAGCGCTATGACCGCTTCTTCCTGGAGTGGGACGACGAGCGCGCCGGATCCATCGAGGCGCTGCGGGTCTTCGCCGACCGCCACGAAACCGAGGTCGTGCTCGGCCTGCTCTCGTCCAAGACCGCCGAACTCGATGACGAGGAGCGCGTCCGCGCGCTGCTGGAGGAGGCTGCGTCGATCGTGGACAAGGAGCGCCTGCACCTGTCCCACCAGTGCGGCTTCGCCTCCTGCGACAACGGCAACGAGCTCTCCGAGGAGCAGCAGTGGGCCAAGGTCGGCCAGGGCCAGCGCATCGCGCGCGAGTTCTGGGGAAGCTGA